The genome window AATAATTAtatgtttcagaaatattAAGACTACCGGAACGATAGCCTGTAATTGTTATAGCAAGCATGTCAGCacgaaattttgagattaatGCAATGCACTAGCCAATAAACTTCATTAACAATTTTCTGTGccatttcatgttttttaaaagtatggCCACAAATTGGTgacaaatcacaaaatttcgcAAGTGGgtaatattttgtttgttcTCTAGTCGTCTAAAACTATCTCATAGCTATATATACACGCTCCTCGCCGTtgacttttaatattttgttttcacctttattttttagacttggttttttaggtaaaaaaaatcaaggaagattttttgtgaactaTAAGTTCAcaataaacagaaaaaatgaacactACTTTTTCCTGGAAGGCTgctaattagaaaaataaaatactggAAATAATAGAGAAGTCTTCGTAGTTCatatcaggggtgtgcggcaaatctcaaaatttgccgagctcggcaaattcggcaaatctcttttttcaatatttgccgagctcggcaaattcggcaaatctacttttttgaaatttgccgtgctcggtaaattcggcaaatttgccgcacacccctggttcaTATCCATGGTAACACTTGTAATGGTTTTCGAGTTAGCAACTAAATTCGACATTTATTCTGAGTATCATAAGCATGtaaatcaggggtgtgcggataatagccgatttagccgaattcgccgatcggctaattcggctaactcggctaatattagccgaattatccgttagccgaccTTTTTAccgattagccgaattagccgttagccgactTTTTGGCAGTTCCGCTAATACGTagttatccgttagccgatttCGGCCGATGTTAGCTGAATTCGCCGATCGGCTATTTCGGCTAATTcaactaacatatttttttggaaaacaaaatgtggtgaatttgtatgattttttcctatttgaacagtcgttcatccctgaatttgctcaataacagtgaaaaaattaacccaaaacctgaattaacagaatggacaaaaaaagcttaaccaaatgaatattttccgaattagccgaattagccgaattagccgttagccggttctcaaaaaatcggcattagccgatttatccgttagccgaaaaaatcggttatccgcacacccctgatgtAAATCTAGTTTCTAATGTATGAATTGCGCCCTAGCGCACATTCGCTGTGCAGCGACTCAAGAGGAACAAGGAGGCTGGGCGTCAACCAGAAAAATCAGTCATTCTGGCTGCTGCAGCCATGGTAGAATGTGACCTCCACGAAGGTTCTCGctgtttggttttttatcCTTTCAGCCACACCTGAAACTCATTTTTCGAGAACCGATGAGTGGACGAGCTTGGCTCCAGACGGGCAAAATTTCTCTGAACTCTCTAAAAAAATCTCGCTTCTCATAATCACTACGATGCTCCACCTTCTTCTGATATGTCACGTCAGACAGTTTTAGGGTACCCGCTACACATCCCTCTTCGAAAGTCTTCACAAAgtcatgttttttaaaatcataaagTTTCCATGCAGGGAACAATTATCTGCCAAAAAAAGCCTAACATTGGTCAAAACTCATAAGTTATGAAAAGTTTCTAATTCCACTGAATTTCTGAGATTGATGCTCTTGGCCATACGTAAAAGCTCAACTGAATAACattatatgtatatttttattctaaccaaaaaatttgaaacgagtttctatgattttttgatctcttgatttctgaattttaaaagtatttgcCCACTCTTGATGACCTCCCCGTACGCGAAATGCACTGCGAGACGGCAGAGAAAAAGTCGGTGACTGCGTTTTTTTAACCCCACGTCATTAAAAGACAAACTTAAAATTAGTATGTGTACTTCCTACACAGCAAATTAATTCTACATATCGTTAATTGTTAAATCACCACCAACCTCGTTACCTTCAGAAAATGGCCGAATGGTGTGCCGATCATTTGCGCAATTGCGAAGGCTGGAAGTCGGCTGGTCTGGAACTATCAACTACGAGTGATGAGAATGCGAAATGGTTGGATGCCTGCATTCGACAGCTTGTTTCCTGGTCGGATTGCACCAGTTTAGGCGGATTTGATGCTTCGGCAGAGAAACTTGCATCTTCGGATCCTGAAGCAAGTTAGTAATCTTGTTCAACTTAGGAAGTCACTAACTGATGTTGCATTTTAAGTTATGGCCCGAACTTTTCTCATTGGTATTACCGGGATCTTTGGTGTAGCCAATGCTCGAAATGTGGAGtttattgagaaaatgaaTCAACTAGAAATTGACGCTGAAAAGTATGGAAACGCCCGAGAAAAGCGACATGCCAAATCAGCGATTTTGTGGGGAAGAGGGTAAGGGCTCCTTTAggagatatttttttgaaattgtcatattttctcagaaaGCATCACGAAGCAGCCATCGAGTGGGACAAGCTACTAGATGATTACCCAACAGATTTGATCgctgtcaatttttcacacagAGCTCATTTCAACAATGGGAATCTGATTGGGAAGAAGAACGCAATTGAGAAGGTTATCGACAAATGGAATGCAGATTTACCATGCTATAGGTCAAAATGTTTGGTTAGGTGTCGATTACTAACCCCAATATTTTCAGCTACCTCCACGGTATGTATGCATTTGGTCTGGAAGAATGCGGAATTTACGGTGATGCTGAAAAACAAGCAGATCGGGCCCTACAACTGAATCGATTTGATTGCTGGGCCTCACACGCAAAAGCTCACGTCCTCGAGATGAACGGGCGGCACAAAGAGGGAAAAGAGTTTATGTACAAGACGGAAGATGATTGGAGGGTACGTTTAATCTATCTAGCAAAATATATAGTTACCAGCCGTtgaccgcacctccggcgcggcccccgacttctggggaagaaaacaaatttttctgaaactaccgtagtcttattacagtactcctacagtaccactattGTATCACCTCAGTACCTCGACTATaaccctacactaacccccaactcactatccctccagaagcgaAAActttcacagactacaaaaactaatgcacgtgctcgctggctgtctcaaaattcacgttttctcgcggacgagaaaacttgagaaatgtgagaaaatggcctagaaaatcctgGAAGAGGAGAATTCCTCGTCCACAGCCAAAATAGCGTGTgaaagaagagacgcagacggcaaAACGGTTATTCTTGGCGTTTTTCACGTCCAGAGAAAAAAGTagtatctgcgtctctcacgccCAATGGATAGCGAGAGTTGGTGCCAACGTGAATTCTCAATGAGGCgcgtttgcttcaaaattatgcaaaaggACAGCCAGCGACCACGTGCTAAtgtacatagactacaaactatggacacacgGAATAAGCGGTTTAGATATAGTAAATGATGTTTCCAGCAAGGCTGGATGCTAGCCGCCCACAACTACTGGCACACAGCTCTCTTTCACATCGAATCCGCGGAATATGAGCCAGCGCTAGAGATTTTCGATCGAGAAATTGTGAAACGATCTAGCAAGGTTGATGGTAGCTCACTGCTATGGAGATTGGAACTAGAAGGTGTCAATGTTGGAAGGGATCGGTGGGAGAAGATAGAAAACCTCTCCAAATTCATCGGTGATCACTCTTCTGTTAGTAATGATGTACAAATAGGAATTGCAACTTATATGCAAGAGGATTTGGAGACAGAGAAGAAATTGAGAGATTCGTTGGTGAAGTATTCAGAGTGAGTTGGAGCCTAGGCAgagcaaaatgtttttacttCTAAAATTAGCGCTCATTAGCTGAGTCTACCAATGTGCCTTCAGTGATTGATCCGAAGGGTGTAGAGAACCTGGgctcccattacggtttgatctacaaaaaaatgcggcaaatgtgacgtcagcacgtttttcACCATGCGAAATcgaagtctgcgtctaaattcccgcgactctcgtagatcaaatcgaaacgggacactctgacatcaCGTGGGGCTAAGAGAATCATCCAagttttctggtttttgacACTAGGTGATACAGATCTAACAGATATTCAAATAGGTGCAGCTgataaaaaacacattttttgccgcacacatcaaaaatttgacaatgcaattttgaccaaaactattgattttgtttccaaaaaatgtagtaaaattacacaaaattgatttattttgatgcttaggcagacacactacacggaacttattcagaaaccagatgtgtgctAAGAATTCCTTagatttggtgctccaaaaaatttcaaaaaatatcaaatttttcggagtttgttaagcactgcaaattttgagatttcccGCATACCCCTGGCCTATAGTGTcgtacatttttgaaaacttgtcaatttatttttccatatctGAAAATCGTTCAGGCTTCTCACCGAGGACAACGCGCAAATTAGCAAGACCACCGGTGTGCCGCTCTACGACGGAATGCTCAACTTTGCTCGTCGCGACTACGACACAGCAGCCGATACTATGTACCCAATCAGGGACAAAATCGTCCAGATCGGTGGATCTAATTCTCAGCGGGATCTTTTTGTGCAGACACTGATACAGTCTTGCATTTTGAGCAAGGATCCCAAAAATTGGGGATTGACACCTGAGCTGCTGGCGGAGAGGAATGCCTTGCATCATAACTCGTTGGTGGGACTGCGACTTGCTGATAAGTTTAGAAATTTGCATCCGTTGTAAGTTTCTGGAGAGTTTAAGTTATAATATGTATGTAATTATTTTCGATAtccttttgttttttcaataaataaagttATTACATTACAACAGTTTCGGGCCCCAGGAGTTCGTGATTTTTGCAATAAGTTGTCAAAGTTCAGAACACGCGATTTTTTCATAATCCGGGAGATATCGGCTGCGATATGAGACATACAAGACGGATGAGTTTTAAATAACACAATTTCGCAGCCGACATTTTACGGGGAAATTTCGACTGGCATCACAGTTGTATTGTGCTGCTTTTAACGACCCTGGAGACGTCGGTTGCTTTTATAAAACCTGTGAACTTCTAGGCACTCTCTAAAAATTAGTCACTGCTGGCTTAGTTATACTCAACTTTTCTTAGActttataaataaattttggccAGCGAGATGTCGGCTGATGTATCACTGAAAATGGGATATTTTTCCCAGGAACCCGGGAAATGTCAGCCGCAATGTAAAAACCAGttaggtgtcggctgctagtTATCCAAATATAATGTCGGTGGATACATGCTCTATATTATACACTTCCCATCAACCCGGGAACAGTCCGCTGCTGATGCCGTTTTGACCTGTAAAGTGTCCTGGGAAGATGTCGggtgctttttttttaatatcagtTAAATCATAACACTCATTTTGACCCGTAAAGTGTCGTCTGCTAAGCTATTGTTTCCTGTATAACCCTGAAAAATGCCCTTTTTCCCGAATTGATTGTTTGATTCTaaaaccgtttttttcaatttttttatcaaaccCCAACTAATCGTCAAAACTTTCACGTATTTTCCAGGTGTTATCAACATCAGTATCACAAATGTCCTGGACACACAAGCTTACCTATTTCTTTCCATTTTGCATGTATGTTGTTTTTGTCCCAATGAAGACGCACGTGCTATATCTGTTTGTCGTCTAGTCGTCTGGCACTCTCTTCTAGACTGCATACTCTCTAATTGTTGACCcttcttttcttgttttcacttttcctttttttagaTTTGGCAGTTTTAAGAGGTTTTTGagaggttttttttcgagaattttatatggttttttcgcatttttggcCGTTGATAACGTGGTCTTTAGattaaaaatcgtaaaaatttggaattttttagaaaatctaaagtgcaaattttactaatttttatgttaaaaagcTATGATTGAAGTTATACTCCATTTTATTTCTCATAaggtcacaattttttttctcaacaacTGTGATTGTCTACTAACTTTGGGTACTTCAAAATTGCTACAGTATAtcaaaaatcgcgaaaaactagaaaactggTGATCACAGTTctttaatgtttatttttttactttttcatgtaaaaataaAGTCTAAAATCAGAACTGAATAATGTAGAgccatttttggaaattaccgaaaattttgaaatttcctacCTAGCGAAACTTGCGCGTAGGATATGTTGTTTTCCGTGCCGATTTTATTATGAATTTAGTTTCGAACGGAGCAACTCTATGTCAACAGTAGAATATCGTGctttttcaatgcaaaaaaaatccgaaaattctaAACTTTCCTATCAAGTCCTCCCTCCCCCACTTGCATCATCTAACCCCGTCATATCGTTCATTAGACCTACCGCCCATTCCTCCTCTCTTCCTTCAGAAAATGGCCGAATGGTGTGCCGATCATTTGCGCAATTGCGAAGGCTGGAAGTCGGCTGGTCTGGAACTATCAACTACGAGTGATGAGAATGCGAAATGGTTGGATGCCTGCATTCGACAGCTTGTGTCCTGGTCGGATTGCACCAGTTTAGGCGGATTTCATACATCGATCGAGAAGCTTGTGGCTTCGGATCCTGAAGCAAGTtagtttgttttttgtttagcACTTGGAGtctctgaattttcagttatggCCCGAACTTTCCTAGTGGGCCTCTCCGGGCTCGGCACAGAAGCCGCTGCTCGAAATGTCGAATTTGCCAAGAAAATGGATCAACTAGAAATTGACGCTGAAAAGTATGGAAACGCCAGAGAAAAGCGACATGCCAAAGCAGCGATTTTGTGGGGAAGAGGGTAAGGGCTCCTTTAggagatatttttttgaaactttcctGTTTTTCAGAAAGCATCATGAAGCTGCCATCGAGTGGGACAAGCTTCTAGATGATTACCCAACAGATTTAATTGCAGTGAAGTTCTCACACGATGCTCATTTCTTCAATGGAAATCAGATAGGGAAGAAGAACGCAATTGAGAAGGTTATCCACAAGTGGAATGCAGATTTACCATGCTATAGGTGAGATTTAATTGTTtctattttcgaaatattttagtCTCTAAAATtggtttcattttaaaatagcGCCATCTACAACAAGAAAACTGTCCTAGTAAGCGCTGCGTTcagattttccgaatttcaaaaaaccaatgcGTCTAGAGTGGGATTTGAATCCATCTAAATAAAAGAGGTTATGGTTCATAAGGTCTAGGAGTTCAAGCTAGGTTCAGGCCTATTCACAactaaatatgaaaattaaaacaaaaataactaaataGGTTTTATATCTACATGCTTCGAAACCGGCTTCTATccccaacattttttttctttagctATCTCCATGGCATGTATGCTTTTGGCCTTGAAGAATGTGGTATCTACGATGATGCTGAAACACAAGCAGATCGGGCCCTACAACTGAACCGATTTGATTGCTGGGCTTCCCACGCAAAGGCTCACGTCCTCGAGATGAACGGGCGGCACAAAGAGGGAAAAGAGTTTATGTACAAAACGGAGGATGATTGGAGGGTACTTTTCAATCTATTCAATTAATTGTAAATATACTTCCCCTTTCAGCAAGGTTGGATGCTAGCCTCTCACAACTACTGGCACACGGCACTATTTCACATTGAGTACGCAGAATATGAGTCAGCGCTGGGGATTTTTGATCGAGAAATTGCGAATCGATTCAACAAAACCAACTCCTTGCTAGACATGGTTGATGCCAGCTCACTGCTGTGGAGGTTAGAACTGGAAGGTGTCAATGTTGGAAGGGATCGGTGGAGGAAGATAGAGCATCTGTCGAAGTTCATCGACAATCACTCAATTGTGTTCAATGATGTGCACCTAGGGCTTGCAATTTATAGACAGGAGGATTTGGAGACGGAGAAGAAGTTGAGAAATTCATTGGAGAAGTATTCATCGTGAGTAACACTATCCAGTTCGCCTTATCCGAAAAGAGAGAAGCTACAAATCTATGAAAGATTTTGACATGTTGTATGTACTTGGTAGGCATGTGGTGTCGAGCTGTCCCATTTCGATTTGATttacgtagatctacgagaattgcgggaatttagacgcagacGTCTTTGCTGATTTCGCATGATAAAGAAcctgctgacgtcacattttttagggaaaatttcccgcattttttgtagatcaaaccgtgattggcgaaaatttaaaaacgttgtATCGAAAGGTGTTAGGATATGTGGAATTAGATGTGATAATCAGCTCCTAGGTCAAACTTACCACATATCAAACTATCATTTTTCAGGCTGCTATCCGAGGACAATGCCCAAATCAGCAAGACCATCGGGATGCCCCTCTACGACGGGATGCTTGACTTTGCCCGCTGCGACTACGACACAGCTGCCGAGACTATGTACCCAATTCGCGATAAAGTTGTCCAAATCGGAGGATCTCATGCCCAGCGGGACCTTTTCGTTCAGACACTGATACAGTCTTGCATTCTGAGCAAGGATCCCAAGAATTGGGCTTTGACGCCTGAGCTGCTGGTGGAGAGGGAGACCCTGAAGCATGACTCGCTGTTGGGCCAGAGGCTTGCTGATAAGTTTAGAGCTTTACATCCGCTGTGAGTTGGTGGAGAGTTTAAGTTATAttaactttatttatttttaattatcatattttttatacaCAATAAAGCAAGTTATTACAATAAAAAGTACatttaatttcttttaatttcaagaaagTTTAGATATGAGAGCGAGCCTGTTTCTGGATGAGTGCCTTGACACGAGCTCCAAAATCTGGATGAACCTTTGAAAAGTGATCGATCATTCCCTTAATAATGAAATCATGACATTCCCCGAGCGGCCCTGCAAAGTTCTGGCACATTCTCTCCCGAGCCCCGGTATCCAACACCTTCTCCCAGAATTGACGGGGTTGATCATAGTTGTTGTCATCTCCACTTTCATAACGATCAACATCTCCAGTGGCTGGGAATGTGGTATCCTTGACATCCGGACGAGTCTTTCCATAGTTGAAGCTGTTCGGGAAGAAGTTTGGAGCATGTTGCTGATTGTCATAAGCCATTGCACCATCACGCTGGGTGTTATGAGCACGGGAGCGGTACGGGCAGTTGACTGGAAGCTGGATGTAGTTTGGTCCAAGGCGGTGGAAATGAGTGTCGGTGTACGAGAAGATACGTCCTTGGAGCATCTTGTCTGGCGAGAACTCGATTCCTGGGACGATGTGGGCCGGGCAGAAGGCGGATTGTTCAACCTGGAAAtaaagtactgtaggattactgtagttttggaaaaacgtttttgtgTTTCCCAAAACTAGCTATTCACGTTGaactcacgtggtgtcagagtgtctcatttcggcttgatctactttgatctacaaaaaatgcgggagaagagacgcaaggttttcaactgatttcgcatggttaagaacttGCTGAAGtctcattttttgtgcaaaaaaaattcccgcattttttgttgataaaaaaaaaacaaaccataatgggacagtctggcaccacgtgagaGCTATCAATTCCGTCTTATGGGCCCTAGTTTCTCGTTAGAGCGCAATTGCATGCCTTACCACACTTCACACGGTAGCACAGAAACTAGATGGCTTGGTTCATGATAATCAGTCTAAAAACCTGTATTGGCTGCTATCTCGAAAACTAACCCAAATTTGGATTTTGCGATGCATATGAAAAATGGCCGCAAGAAAATTTACTCGTTCGGTAGAGCACGTTTGCACTCACCTAGCTTCTGTACCACCCTGACTCGAATAGTAATAGTTGTGGTGAATGAGAAGAACCTGCTCTCTTTCTGTGGTAACCCCAAAAAACTTTGGCTCTGTACAGTACCAAAACACAATCCTACGAGACTACCGTACCGCAAGCTCTCCGGTATAGAAACAGTCCGAGTAGAAAAGGGACCGACTAGGCCACCTTAGCGCGCAACTAGGCGGTCAAGCCCAGCCCATTACCTCAGCGAAGTAGTTCCTTGGATTTCTGTTCAGCACCATCTTGCCGACCTCGATCAGTGGGTAATCACCGTGTGGCCAAACTTTAGTGACATCAAATGGATTGAACTCCCATTTCTCAGCTTGTTCGAATGTCATCACTTGAATGAACATCTTCCATACTGGAAAGTCTCCCTTCTCAATAGCATTGAACAGGTCACGGATGGAATAGTCTGGGTCCGAAGAGGCAAGTTGACCGGCCTTCTCCACGGTGAGATTCTTCACTCCTTGAGTTGGCTGAAGTTGGAAATTATAgaccgaaaaatttaaataa of Caenorhabditis elegans chromosome II contains these proteins:
- the ctl-2 gene encoding Peroxisomal catalase 1 (Confirmed by transcript evidence); translated protein: MPNDPSDNQLKTYKETYPKPQVITTSNGAPIYSKTAVLTAGRRGPMLMQDVVYMDEMAHFDRERIPERVVHAKGAGAHGYFEVTHDISKYCKADIFNKVGKQTPLLIRFSTVGGESGSADTARDPRGFAIKFYTEEGNWDLVGNNTPIFFIRDPIHFPNFIHTQKRNPQTHLKDPNMIFDFWLHRPEALHQVMFLFSDRGLPDGYRHMNGYGSHTFKMVNKDGKAIYVKFHFKPTQGVKNLTVEKAGQLASSDPDYSIRDLFNAIEKGDFPVWKMFIQVMTFEQAEKWEFNPFDVTKVWPHGDYPLIEVGKMVLNRNPRNYFAEVEQSAFCPAHIVPGIEFSPDKMLQGRIFSYTDTHFHRLGPNYIQLPVNCPYRSRAHNTQRDGAMAYDNQQHAPNFFPNSFNYGKTRPDVKDTTFPATGDVDRYESGDDNNYDQPRQFWEKVLDTGARERMCQNFAGPLGECHDFIIKGMIDHFSKVHPDFGARVKALIQKQARSHI
- the Y54G11A.7 gene encoding Tetratricopeptide repeat protein 38 (Confirmed by transcript evidence), with the translated sequence MAEWCADHLRNCEGWKSAGLELSTTSDENAKWLDACIRQLVSWSDCTSLGGFHTSIEKLVASDPEAIMARTFLVGLSGLGTEAAARNVEFAKKMDQLEIDAEKYGNAREKRHAKAAILWGRGKHHEAAIEWDKLLDDYPTDLIAVKFSHDAHFFNGNQIGKKNAIEKVIHKWNADLPCYSYLHGMYAFGLEECGIYDDAETQADRALQLNRFDCWASHAKAHVLEMNGRHKEGKEFMYKTEDDWRQGWMLASHNYWHTALFHIEYAEYESALGIFDREIANRFNKTNSLLDMVDASSLLWRLELEGVNVGRDRWRKIEHLSKFIDNHSIVFNDVHLGLAIYRQEDLETEKKLRNSLEKYSSLLSEDNAQISKTIGMPLYDGMLDFARCDYDTAAETMYPIRDKVVQIGGSHAQRDLFVQTLIQSCILSKDPKNWALTPELLVERETLKHDSLLGQRLADKFRALHPL
- the Y54G11A.4 gene encoding Tetratricopeptide repeat protein 38 (Confirmed by transcript evidence), which codes for MAEWCADHLRNCEGWKSAGLELSTTSDENAKWLDACIRQLVSWSDCTSLGGFDASAEKLASSDPEAIMARTFLIGITGIFGVANARNVEFIEKMNQLEIDAEKYGNAREKRHAKSAILWGRGKHHEAAIEWDKLLDDYPTDLIAVNFSHRAHFNNGNLIGKKNAIEKVIDKWNADLPCYSYLHGMYAFGLEECGIYGDAEKQADRALQLNRFDCWASHAKAHVLEMNGRHKEGKEFMYKTEDDWRQGWMLAAHNYWHTALFHIESAEYEPALEIFDREIVKRSSKVDGSSLLWRLELEGVNVGRDRWEKIENLSKFIGDHSSVSNDVQIGIATYMQEDLETEKKLRDSLVKYSELLTEDNAQISKTTGVPLYDGMLNFARRDYDTAADTMYPIRDKIVQIGGSNSQRDLFVQTLIQSCILSKDPKNWGLTPELLAERNALHHNSLVGLRLADKFRNLHPL